ACATGCACGAACGCGGCCTGCTCTACTGCGACATGAAGCCCGCCAACGTCATCCACTTCGGCCGGGCCGTGAAGGTCATCGACCTCGGCGCGGTCCGCGCGATCGGCGACCGCGCCTCCGCCTACATGTACACCGCGACGTTCGCGCCGCCGAAGGAGGAGATCGACCGGCGCGGCTGGCACATCGACAGCGACCTCTACACCGTCGGCATGACCCTGCAAGCCCTGGCCCGCGCCACCGAACCGGCCCGGGGCCTCGCCCCCGACTCCTTCCGCCGGCTCATCGCCCGCGCCACCCACCCCGAGCCCCGCGCCCGGTTCCGCTCCGCCGCCGAGATGTCCCGCCAACTGTGGGAGGTGCTGCGGGAGTTCAGGTCGCTCCAGTTCGGCGAGCAGCTGCCGGAGAGTTCCACCCGGTTCCGCGCCACCGGCGCCAGCCTGGACGCCGGACTCGGCGCGATCCCCGCCCTGGACCACTGGACCGCCCGCCCCGCCGGGCACCCCGCCGAACTGGACGTCTCCCCGCCCTCGCCCGCCGAGGTCGCCGGCGCCCTGCCCGAACCGGTCCCCGACCCCGCCGACGGCGCCGCCCTGCTGCTGGACACCTTCTCGCCCGACACCCCCGACCGGGTGGCCCGGCAGTGGCCCCGGGAGTCCCGCTACGGCACCCCGGAGACCGCGCTGTGGCTGTGCCGCGCCTACCTCAGGCGCGGCGAGCGGGACGAGGCGGCCGGCTGGCTCGCCGAGGCCGAGACCCAGCTCGGCGAGCGTGCCGCCGCCCACGACTGGCGGATCGCCTGGCACCGTGGCGTACTGCACCTCAGCAGGGGCGAAGTGGAGCTGGCCGGCGCCCGGTTCGACGCCGTGTACCGGGCGCTGCCCGGCGAGTACGTGCCCAAGCTCGCCCTCGGCCACTGCGCCGAGCACGGCGGACGCACCGCCCGCGCCATGCGCTTCTACGAGGCCGTGTGGAAACGGGACTTCGCGCACACCGCCGCCGCCTTCGGCCTGGCCCGCGGCCACCTGGCCGGCGGCGACCGGGACGCCGCCGTCCGCGTCCTGGACGACGTACCGGCCACCTCGCGCCACCACGACGCCGCCCGCGTCGCCGCCGTCCGCATCCGCGCGGGACTGCTGCACGGCCGCCCGCCCACCCCCGCCGACCTGGCCGACGCGGCCCGCAGACTGCCCGAACTGCGCCTGGACGGCGGGGCGCGGGACGGCGAGTCCCGGGCCCGGCTGGTCGCCGAGGTCCGCGAGAACGCCCTGCACGGACGCGCCCTCGGCCGACCGGCCGGAGACCTCCTCGGGCCCGGCGACGAGCACGGCCTGCGCACCCTGCTCGAACACTCCTTCCGCCAGCTGGCCGCCCAGGCCCGCACGGCCGGGGAACACGGCAGGCTGCTCGACCTGGCCCACGCGGTGCGGCCCCTGACCACCTTCTGAGGACACCCATGACCCCTGGAGAGAGACACCGATGACCGTGGCCGAGGAGACCGAGGTGACGCTCACGGTCGGCCAGGAGACGGACCTGCCCGCCGAGCCGGCCGGCCGGGGGCGGGGCGTCGAACAGGAGATGCACGCCATCCTGGAGATCGGCGTCCACGGCGGCGCCGGGCTGATCGGCGGACGGGCGCCCGGCGGCGCACCCGCGCTGGCCGAGGTGCTGATCGTGGACACCTCCCGCTCCATGCTCCACCCCGCCACCAAACTCCACGCGGCCAAGGACGCCACCGTCGCCGCCGTCCGGCTGCTGCCCGAGGGCACCGCCTTCGCCGTGCTCTCCGGCCGCTTCCACGCGGGCGTCGTCCACCCCGGCCCGGACCGCGCGTCGCTCGCCGTCGCCGGGCCCGCCGAACGCGCCGCCGCCGAACGGGCCGTCCGCATCCTCGACGCGGACGGCGGCACCGCCATCGGCACCTGGCTCGACCTCGCCCGCCGCCTGCTCAAGGACCACCCCGCGGCCGTCAAACACGTCCTGCTGCTCACCGACGGACGCAACGAGCACGACCACCGGGCCACCATGCCCCTGGACACCGCCCTCGACGCCTGCGAGGGACGCTTCGTCTGCGACGCCTGGGGCATCGGCGACGACTGGGACGCCGACCTGCTGCTGAGCATCACCCGACGGCTGCACGGCCGCGCCAGGGCCGTCCGCGAGGACCACGAACTGCCAGCCGCCTACGAGGAGTTGGTGAACGGTCTGCTGGGCACGGCGGTGCCCGAGCTGCGCATCAGGCTCACCCCCACCCCCGGCACCGTCATCCGCCGGGTCACCCAGGTGGTCCCCGGCGAACAGGAACTGCTGCCCGCCGGCGCGGCCGGCCGCGCCACCGAGTACGTCACCCGCGCCTGGGGCGAGGAGGTACGGCACTTCCAGGTGGTGCTGGCCGCCGACCCGACCGGCCGCGAGCGGGGCGAGTACCTGCAACTGGCCGCCGTCGAGGTCGCCGTGCCCGACTTCGGCCACCCGGTGCGGCTGCCCCGGCCCCGGCCCATCCTGGTGCGCTGGACCGACAACCCGCTCGACGCCTCCCGGCGCCACCCCGGAGTGCGCAGACACGAGCTGTACCAGCAGGCCAGCGCCGCCGTGGCCCTCGCCTACCGGGCCTGGCTGCGCGGCAGCGAGGGCCGACCGGCCGCCGACCGGGAGTTCGCGCGGGCCGTGCACCTGGCGGGCGAACTCGGCGACGGCCACCTGCTCGACGCGCTGCGCCGGATCGAGGACGGCCCCGGCAGCGGCCGTGTCCGCACCGGCCTGAAGGACGTCGACTGGCAGCACCTCATCCTCTCCAGCGCCATGACCAGCCCACCGCGCCACCCGGCCGGCGACCCGTCACCGCCCGCCCCGCAGGCGCCGCCCGCCGCCGACGGCCTCGTCGAGTGCCCGGACTGCGGCTGGCTCGGCCCGGCCGACTCGGTCTACTGCGGCGGCGACTGCGGCCGCCGGCTGAGGGGACCGTCCGCATGAGCACCGACAGGGATCCGGCGGGGCGCGGGGCGGGGGAGCGCGGGTACGAGGCCCGCGCGAGCGGCTCCGAGCCGGGAGCCGGCGCGCCCCCGGCCCCGGTCACCGGCGCGCTCCCCGATCCGGCCACCGGCGCGCCCCCGGACGCACGCCCCGGCGCCCGCTCCGGCGCTCACCCGGTGGAACCGCCCGCCGTCGCGACGGCCCGCCCCGGCGCGCCGGCGGGCGCGTCCGGGCCCGGTCCCGCGCCCCGGGCCGACCACCGGGCACCGGCCGACGGCGGCCTCGGCGCACCGGCGCGCCCGCTCGGCGGGCGCCGGCGCCCCCGGCCGGGCCCGGGCGCCAGCACGACCGCCCACGAACTCGCCGTGCGCCACCGGCTGCTGCTCGCCCTGTCCGCGCTGCTCACGCTGTCGCTGTTCATGTCGTACGAGGGAGTGCACGGCGACGCCGACCCGCTGCGCACCTCCAGCGCCCCGGCGGTGCTGTCCATCGACACCGCGCTGTACGCCCTCGGCGAGGCGGAGCGGGACGCCGGGGCCGCGACCCCCACCAGCGACTTCCAGAAGCAGATCTCGGTCGCCGCGCAGAGCCTCGCGGCCGCCGCCGGCGACAACGTCGGCGGACCGCCGGGCCGGCAGGCGTTGCAGACCGTCGCCGCACTGATCACCGTGTACGCCGTCAAGGTCCAGCAGGCCCAGCTCCAGCCCGCGGGCAGCGCCCTGCGGCAGGCGTACCTCAGCTACGCCACCAGCATCCTGACCGACAAAGGCTCCGGGATACTGGCCAGACTGAAGGTCCTTCAGGCACAGCAGCGCGCCGCCGTGCACCGGCAGACCTCCTTCGGACCGCTGCTGTGGCTCGGCTGGGCCGCGACCCTGGTGATCGCGCTCGCGCTGGCCGGCTGCCTGCTGGAGACCCAGCTGTTCCTGCGCCGCCGCTTCCGCCGCCGCTACAACCGCGGGCTGC
This Streptomyces misionensis DNA region includes the following protein-coding sequences:
- a CDS encoding tetratricopeptide repeat protein; translation: MTSCVRPGCAGRIMDTGYCDTCGHRHVEPHSAPPRAGRAATAPVVTEESPGPATVHAVAGVGELDQHGLVVLPEVPEPDDVLVADPSPPTGGRRCDGGDCSMIVGVGYGGQPARATGRCPRCGTPYSFLPQLTRGELVADHYRVLGCLAHGGLGWIHLAEDTRAEGHRVVLKSQINAGGALARRTAVEERRSLTDLHHPDIVRIITYAEHRAAGAEPPTGYLVMDYIGGRSLQQLFDADDIERVFHGRPRLDHVLTYGCKILGALEYMHERGLLYCDMKPANVIHFGRAVKVIDLGAVRAIGDRASAYMYTATFAPPKEEIDRRGWHIDSDLYTVGMTLQALARATEPARGLAPDSFRRLIARATHPEPRARFRSAAEMSRQLWEVLREFRSLQFGEQLPESSTRFRATGASLDAGLGAIPALDHWTARPAGHPAELDVSPPSPAEVAGALPEPVPDPADGAALLLDTFSPDTPDRVARQWPRESRYGTPETALWLCRAYLRRGERDEAAGWLAEAETQLGERAAAHDWRIAWHRGVLHLSRGEVELAGARFDAVYRALPGEYVPKLALGHCAEHGGRTARAMRFYEAVWKRDFAHTAAAFGLARGHLAGGDRDAAVRVLDDVPATSRHHDAARVAAVRIRAGLLHGRPPTPADLADAARRLPELRLDGGARDGESRARLVAEVRENALHGRALGRPAGDLLGPGDEHGLRTLLEHSFRQLAAQARTAGEHGRLLDLAHAVRPLTTF
- a CDS encoding VWA domain-containing protein; this translates as MTVAEETEVTLTVGQETDLPAEPAGRGRGVEQEMHAILEIGVHGGAGLIGGRAPGGAPALAEVLIVDTSRSMLHPATKLHAAKDATVAAVRLLPEGTAFAVLSGRFHAGVVHPGPDRASLAVAGPAERAAAERAVRILDADGGTAIGTWLDLARRLLKDHPAAVKHVLLLTDGRNEHDHRATMPLDTALDACEGRFVCDAWGIGDDWDADLLLSITRRLHGRARAVREDHELPAAYEELVNGLLGTAVPELRIRLTPTPGTVIRRVTQVVPGEQELLPAGAAGRATEYVTRAWGEEVRHFQVVLAADPTGRERGEYLQLAAVEVAVPDFGHPVRLPRPRPILVRWTDNPLDASRRHPGVRRHELYQQASAAVALAYRAWLRGSEGRPAADREFARAVHLAGELGDGHLLDALRRIEDGPGSGRVRTGLKDVDWQHLILSSAMTSPPRHPAGDPSPPAPQAPPAADGLVECPDCGWLGPADSVYCGGDCGRRLRGPSA